The Actinopolyspora erythraea genome has a segment encoding these proteins:
- a CDS encoding SDR family oxidoreductase, which yields MPLTPVRDGIEAVPPATLVLTNSPRVADHPSLEKRAVQVLCTDPARQGASAGESSTTFSQRTDDSIEHVRVVLDTSTAREPGSQHPTTACTRLHELAFLAAQRYRERIRESGSYGVVALGAPASSPPTPETGLFTGLLKCLAWELGRELTFGVVTDQTDVERALEQLAEESTCSRRFPHALRRGGTRYEERLVPTVAEQSGDPIPSSPVVVASGGGRGLTSLILRSLATQRNLKVWLLGSPDLDSVSDEVFRMSEDEFAAWRPEFMRAIKRREPHAKPNELKRRFTELEHARETKHTIDRLRELLGRDRVRYIACDLRDPDGMGRAAQRILAEDPSVDFLIHGAVFSHPAALTAKTLEDFRKVRDVKVRGYCNLKEALGEHTRTWCNFGSVVGTLGLPGDVDYASANDYLAAAAQASNVVNGNDEYTLAWTWWRESGFGGRRLAGGHMARTGWLTGVTNDEGVQHFEEELQQPRRGRATIALLGEAEYRTYGREMPGLVVPGFAGEASLYLENRQETETATTWSRQLEPYLRDRHLWEHRVHGYPTMPGAEELEMMAEAARALFPGMRPVVFSDVRFLSFLRVYPHQPPPIYTITASVVDTNPDHPRITVEVSSRRYHVNGHQLGPRRHHASAHVELAEQPSPVDAEPLPSSRSGREITDPYYRARPLLELSGPYASTGPLRLNERGSSTWFRLRAVETSHTPVVLDGDGPGAPRTRLLPTLLIDATTRVPIRDSEAPERIGIGIPTGYDRLWLHTEHDDIEHHRSYDRAITIRHEHHSDVLRCRAVAPDRRTLLIIENPRFHELRGEEA from the coding sequence GCCCCTCACACCCGTCAGGGACGGGATCGAAGCGGTTCCCCCAGCTACCCTCGTCCTGACCAACTCTCCCCGCGTGGCCGACCACCCGTCACTCGAGAAGCGAGCGGTCCAAGTGCTCTGCACTGATCCCGCTCGGCAGGGCGCTTCCGCCGGGGAGAGCAGCACGACGTTCTCCCAGCGCACCGACGACTCGATCGAACACGTACGAGTTGTCCTGGACACTTCGACAGCCCGGGAGCCCGGTTCGCAACATCCGACGACGGCATGTACGCGGCTGCACGAACTCGCCTTCCTGGCCGCTCAGCGTTACCGTGAGCGGATCCGTGAAAGCGGTTCGTACGGTGTGGTGGCCCTGGGAGCACCGGCTTCGAGCCCACCCACGCCGGAAACCGGACTGTTCACGGGACTGCTGAAGTGCCTGGCTTGGGAACTGGGCCGCGAACTCACCTTCGGCGTGGTGACGGATCAGACCGATGTCGAACGGGCGCTCGAACAGCTGGCGGAGGAATCCACCTGTTCCCGGCGCTTCCCACACGCGCTGCGACGCGGCGGCACGCGGTACGAAGAACGCCTGGTCCCCACCGTGGCGGAACAGTCCGGCGACCCCATTCCCAGCTCCCCGGTCGTCGTGGCCAGCGGCGGTGGACGTGGGCTCACTTCGCTGATCCTGCGGAGCCTTGCCACGCAGCGGAACCTCAAGGTGTGGTTGCTCGGCTCCCCCGATCTCGACAGCGTCAGCGACGAGGTCTTTCGGATGAGCGAGGACGAGTTCGCGGCATGGCGGCCGGAATTCATGCGTGCGATCAAGCGGCGGGAACCACACGCGAAACCCAACGAACTGAAACGAAGGTTCACCGAGCTCGAACACGCTCGGGAGACCAAGCACACCATCGACCGACTGCGCGAACTCCTCGGTCGGGACCGTGTCCGGTACATAGCCTGTGATCTCCGTGATCCGGACGGGATGGGGCGAGCTGCCCAGCGGATCCTCGCGGAAGACCCCAGCGTCGACTTCCTCATCCACGGCGCTGTCTTCAGCCATCCCGCCGCGCTCACCGCGAAAACTCTCGAGGACTTCCGAAAGGTCCGCGACGTGAAGGTCCGAGGCTACTGCAACCTCAAGGAAGCTCTGGGCGAGCACACGAGGACCTGGTGCAACTTCGGTTCGGTCGTGGGGACCCTGGGGCTGCCGGGCGATGTCGACTACGCCTCGGCCAACGACTACCTGGCCGCGGCCGCCCAAGCCTCCAACGTGGTCAACGGCAACGACGAGTACACACTGGCCTGGACCTGGTGGAGGGAAAGCGGGTTCGGCGGACGGCGGCTGGCCGGCGGGCACATGGCCCGTACCGGTTGGCTCACCGGTGTCACCAATGACGAAGGCGTCCAACACTTCGAGGAGGAGCTCCAGCAGCCGCGGCGAGGTCGAGCGACCATCGCACTGCTGGGTGAGGCGGAATACCGGACGTACGGCCGGGAAATGCCCGGACTGGTGGTGCCCGGATTCGCGGGGGAGGCGTCCCTCTACCTCGAGAACCGTCAGGAAACGGAAACGGCGACGACCTGGTCACGGCAGTTGGAGCCTTATCTGCGCGACCGGCACCTGTGGGAGCACCGAGTGCACGGATACCCCACCATGCCCGGAGCCGAGGAACTGGAGATGATGGCCGAAGCCGCCCGCGCCCTGTTCCCCGGGATGCGGCCCGTCGTGTTCTCCGACGTCAGATTCCTTTCGTTCCTCCGCGTCTACCCGCACCAGCCGCCACCGATCTACACGATCACCGCCTCCGTGGTCGACACCAACCCCGACCACCCCCGGATCACGGTCGAGGTCAGTTCCAGGAGGTACCACGTCAACGGCCACCAACTCGGCCCGCGGCGCCACCACGCGAGCGCGCACGTCGAACTCGCCGAACAGCCGAGTCCTGTCGACGCCGAACCGCTGCCCTCGTCACGATCAGGCCGGGAGATCACCGATCCGTACTACCGGGCGCGCCCGTTGCTGGAACTCAGCGGGCCCTACGCCAGTACCGGCCCCCTTCGGCTGAACGAGCGGGGAAGCAGCACCTGGTTCCGCCTTCGAGCGGTGGAGACGTCACACACCCCAGTCGTCCTCGACGGCGACGGTCCGGGCGCCCCGCGTACACGCCTGCTTCCCACACTGCTCATCGACGCCACCACCCGAGTCCCCATCCGCGATTCCGAAGCCCCGGAACGGATCGGGATCGGAATTCCCACCGGTTACGACCGGTTGTGGCTGCACACCGAGCACGATGACATCGAACACCACAGGAGTTATGACCGTGCGATCACCATTCGCCACGAACACCATTCGGACGTCCTGCGGTGTCGTGCCGTGGCGCCGGACCGAAGGACGCTGCTGATCATCGAAAACCCACGCTTTCACGAACTCCGCGGGGAAGAAGCCTGA